From a single Streptomyces sp. NBC_00377 genomic region:
- a CDS encoding MarR family winged helix-turn-helix transcriptional regulator, whose amino-acid sequence MSLTSAATLATLDRTGPRRITDLAAVEGVTQPAMTALVRVMEESGLVERRGDASDKRVTLVCLTEAGASYVRTRRQAGVHAFERLIGELTGDEVEALVAALPALKHLAELESQDREGPKQ is encoded by the coding sequence ATGAGCCTGACGTCCGCCGCCACCCTGGCCACCCTGGACCGGACCGGCCCTCGGCGCATCACCGATCTGGCCGCGGTCGAGGGCGTCACCCAGCCCGCGATGACCGCCCTGGTCCGGGTGATGGAGGAGTCGGGCCTGGTCGAGCGGCGGGGCGACGCGTCCGACAAGCGGGTCACGCTGGTGTGCCTGACCGAGGCCGGCGCCTCCTATGTCCGGACGCGGCGCCAGGCGGGCGTCCACGCGTTCGAGCGGTTGATCGGCGAGCTCACCGGCGACGAGGTCGAGGCGCTGGTGGCGGCCCTTCCGGCGCTGAAGCATCTGGCAGAGCTCGAAAGCCAGGACCGCGAAGGGCCGAAGCAGTGA
- a CDS encoding S8 family peptidase: protein MLAATLGAALAFGAPGALAGTLPVVSSTAPAAKAHAPAAVPASQSAAWVAGTRAYLVITAPGDTSAVRSAIAANGGTVFSNFDAIGVIVAHSASTGFAATMRGVAGVQQVGATRTSDVPADAYNPALPANPAQASTPAGEPVRADMSQIKADQAWAVNPGSASVTVGILDTGVDDQHQDLAPNFDAADSVSCAYGKPDTRAGAWRDVDTHGTHVAGTVAAAKNGKGVVGVAPGVKIAAVRVAEPGNAFFFAENTICGFVWAADHGFKVTNNSYYTDPWQFNCPDNIDQAAIIEGVKRAQDYAEGKGSLQIAAAGNENYDLAHKTTDSASPNDSTPVTRTITNACLDIPTELPGVVTVAANGTGVTKASFSNYGQGVIDVAAPGSNVYSTVPGGGYGSKSGTSMATPHVVGVAALIASANPGITPAEIRAKLAAQANDIACPSDSRCTGTTANNSFFGEGQVDALKAVGATPPPGKYFENLADFAINDNATVESPIAVTGVTGNAPATLKVGVDIKHTYIGDLKVDLVAPDGTVYTLHNHAGGSADNIAQSYTVNASPEVANGTWKLRVNDNAASDTGTIDAWNLTF from the coding sequence GTGCTGGCGGCCACGCTCGGCGCCGCCCTCGCGTTCGGCGCCCCGGGCGCCCTCGCGGGCACGCTCCCGGTCGTCTCCTCCACCGCGCCGGCCGCCAAGGCCCACGCTCCGGCCGCCGTGCCGGCTTCCCAGAGTGCGGCCTGGGTGGCCGGCACGCGTGCTTACCTCGTGATCACCGCCCCCGGTGACACCTCGGCGGTCCGTTCCGCGATCGCGGCCAACGGCGGCACCGTCTTCTCGAACTTCGACGCCATCGGCGTGATCGTCGCCCACTCGGCGTCCACCGGATTCGCCGCCACCATGCGCGGCGTCGCCGGCGTGCAGCAGGTCGGCGCCACGCGTACCTCGGACGTCCCGGCCGACGCCTACAACCCGGCGCTCCCGGCCAATCCGGCCCAGGCCTCGACCCCGGCCGGAGAACCGGTCCGGGCCGACATGAGCCAGATCAAGGCCGACCAGGCCTGGGCCGTGAACCCAGGCTCCGCCTCCGTCACGGTCGGCATCCTGGACACCGGTGTGGACGACCAGCACCAGGACCTGGCGCCCAACTTCGACGCGGCCGATTCGGTCTCCTGCGCCTACGGCAAGCCCGACACCCGTGCCGGCGCCTGGCGCGACGTCGACACGCACGGCACCCACGTAGCGGGCACCGTCGCCGCGGCCAAGAACGGCAAGGGCGTCGTCGGCGTGGCCCCCGGGGTGAAGATCGCCGCCGTTCGGGTCGCCGAGCCGGGCAACGCCTTCTTCTTCGCCGAGAACACCATCTGTGGCTTCGTCTGGGCCGCTGACCACGGCTTCAAGGTCACCAACAACAGCTATTACACGGACCCGTGGCAGTTCAACTGCCCGGACAACATCGACCAGGCCGCCATCATCGAGGGCGTCAAGCGCGCCCAGGACTACGCCGAGGGCAAGGGTTCCCTTCAGATCGCCGCTGCGGGCAACGAGAACTACGACCTCGCCCACAAGACGACCGACTCCGCGAGCCCGAACGACTCGACGCCGGTCACCCGCACCATCACCAACGCCTGCCTCGACATCCCGACCGAGCTGCCGGGCGTGGTGACAGTCGCGGCCAACGGCACGGGCGTCACCAAGGCCTCGTTCTCCAACTACGGCCAGGGCGTCATCGACGTCGCGGCACCGGGCAGCAACGTTTACTCCACCGTCCCCGGCGGCGGCTACGGCAGCAAGAGCGGCACCTCGATGGCCACCCCGCACGTGGTCGGCGTGGCGGCACTCATCGCCAGCGCCAACCCGGGCATCACCCCGGCGGAGATCCGCGCCAAGCTGGCCGCCCAGGCCAACGACATCGCCTGCCCCTCGGACAGCCGCTGCACGGGCACGACGGCCAACAACTCGTTCTTCGGCGAAGGACAGGTCGACGCCCTCAAGGCCGTCGGTGCCACCCCGCCGCCCGGCAAGTACTTCGAGAACCTCGCGGACTTCGCCATCAACGACAACGCGACCGTGGAGAGCCCGATCGCCGTCACCGGCGTGACCGGCAACGCCCCGGCCACCCTCAAGGTGGGTGTGGACATCAAGCACACCTACATCGGTGACCTGAAGGTCGACCTGGTGGCGCCGGACGGCACCGTCTACACGCTGCACAACCACGCCGGCGGCAGTGCCGACAACATCGCCCAGAGCTACACCGTGAACGCCTCCCCGGAGGTCGCGAACGGCACCTGGAAGCTGCGCGTCAACGACAACGCCGCCTCGGACACGGGCACGATCGACGCCTGGAACCTGACCTTCTAG
- a CDS encoding Tat pathway signal protein, with protein sequence MARGMPLIGTRKKLAVAAAAAGLVLAFSGQAQAADYEKSTDDGCASVVGAYDYQRVGTAGGYPLYNTSWDFKIWDNCSDGRGAGLFTTYRKWESGEWKYHSLTKLGSDTNGFNGTPGYAKDGRGYNVRDVGLYVCFIEAGGYANWNSCRGLL encoded by the coding sequence ATGGCACGAGGCATGCCGCTCATAGGCACCCGGAAGAAGCTCGCGGTCGCGGCCGCCGCCGCAGGACTGGTCCTGGCCTTCTCCGGCCAGGCTCAGGCCGCTGACTATGAAAAGTCCACAGACGACGGCTGCGCCTCAGTCGTCGGCGCCTACGACTATCAGCGGGTCGGGACGGCCGGAGGCTACCCGCTCTACAACACGAGCTGGGACTTCAAGATCTGGGACAACTGCTCCGACGGCAGGGGCGCGGGGCTCTTCACCACGTACCGGAAGTGGGAGAGCGGAGAGTGGAAGTACCACTCACTCACCAAGCTCGGCAGCGACACCAACGGTTTCAACGGCACTCCCGGCTATGCCAAGGACGGACGCGGGTACAACGTCCGCGACGTGGGGCTGTACGTCTGCTTCATCGAAGCTGGGGGTTACGCCAACTGGAATTCCTGCAGGGGGCTGCTCTAG
- a CDS encoding molybdopterin-dependent oxidoreductase, whose product MGGVVHGVQCRLRDPRHRRPAHPAPLRREADGSFTPVDWDTTIREIAARLKTVCDTHGGESIFFYGGGGQGNHLGGAYSGALLRALGARYRSNPLAQEKTGEGFVDAHLTGGHTTGDVQNADVSLFLGKNPWPSHGVPRARTVLKDIAKDPTPHHDRH is encoded by the coding sequence GTGGGTGGGGTTGTCCACGGCGTTCAGTGCCGCCTGCGAGACCCTCGGCATCGGCGCCCAGCCCACCCCGCCCCGCTGCGCCGGGAGGCGGACGGCAGCTTCACCCCGGTCGACTGGGACACCACCATCCGCGAGATCGCCGCCCGGCTGAAGACCGTGTGCGACACCCACGGCGGTGAGTCGATCTTCTTCTACGGGGGCGGCGGACAGGGCAACCACCTCGGCGGCGCCTACAGCGGAGCCCTGCTGCGCGCTCTCGGTGCCCGCTACCGCTCCAACCCGCTCGCCCAGGAGAAAACCGGAGAGGGCTTCGTCGACGCCCACCTCACCGGCGGACACACCACCGGTGACGTCCAAAACGCCGACGTCTCCCTCTTCCTCGGCAAGAACCCCTGGCCGTCCCACGGCGTGCCGCGGGCCCGCACCGTGCTCAAGGACATTGCCAAGGACCCCACCCCGCACCATGATCGTCATTGA
- a CDS encoding phosphotransferase family protein codes for MDEVKVVVAHSERATLRVGDVFLKVDADQARIDVEVEAMSLAPVPTPEVLWHKPPVLAIAALPGTTLGRLGGPSTGSPAAWAAAGAAIRKLHEAPLPPLPGRAGRSIVALATELDDECELLVTNGVLPADLVTRNRQVAEAALRPWTPAFTHGDLQIAHVFVDGDEVTGIIDWSEAGQGDALYDLATFTLGHEEHLDDVIAGYGSAIDLDVIHAWWSLRSLLAVRWLIEHGFDPFAPGCEVDVLRSRM; via the coding sequence ATGGATGAGGTCAAAGTCGTCGTCGCCCATTCCGAGCGTGCGACTCTGCGCGTCGGCGACGTGTTCCTGAAGGTGGACGCCGATCAGGCGCGCATCGACGTCGAGGTCGAGGCGATGTCCCTCGCACCGGTCCCGACCCCGGAGGTCCTGTGGCACAAGCCGCCCGTGCTCGCGATCGCCGCACTCCCGGGGACGACGCTCGGGCGCCTCGGCGGGCCGTCGACCGGGTCGCCGGCGGCCTGGGCCGCGGCGGGCGCCGCCATCCGGAAGCTGCACGAAGCGCCGCTGCCACCGCTGCCGGGCCGGGCCGGCCGGAGCATCGTCGCGCTGGCGACGGAACTCGACGACGAGTGCGAGTTGCTCGTGACGAACGGTGTCCTGCCTGCTGACCTGGTCACCCGCAACCGCCAGGTCGCCGAGGCCGCGCTCCGGCCGTGGACTCCGGCGTTCACCCACGGCGACCTCCAGATCGCGCACGTCTTCGTCGACGGCGACGAGGTCACGGGCATCATCGACTGGTCCGAGGCGGGCCAGGGTGATGCCCTGTACGACCTCGCCACCTTCACGCTCGGACACGAGGAGCACCTCGACGACGTCATCGCCGGCTATGGCAGCGCCATCGACCTCGACGTGATCCACGCATGGTGGTCGTTGCGAAGCCTGCTGGCAGTTCGTTGGCTGATCGAGCACGGCTTCGACCCGTTCGCGCCGGGCTGTGAGGTCGACGTGCTGAGATCCCGGATGTGA
- a CDS encoding maleylpyruvate isomerase family mycothiol-dependent enzyme, with the protein MDRGTQARTRDSLPEGLGQAIRETAGAIAALLDGVTDMTVPVPGLEWTVGETAAHLALANGLMADLASGKERFYGDGTPQSLAAANAQSLIEFPERRAEPLAAMIVEQADVFLDAVDRAGTDGTAGRTHLTPLGPMDQDILASYLLTHMLGHGYDLARGLRRPHMIDETRVGLCLPFLKTAMPRVAAASALTARYTLRVGGGATFGVTFADGTVQVLPDPPERSECTILTEPVAFLLIALGRLGPWQAMARGAVLAWGRKPWLAPRFPTLFDAP; encoded by the coding sequence GTGGACCGGGGAACACAGGCGAGGACCAGGGACTCTCTGCCGGAAGGACTCGGTCAGGCGATACGGGAGACCGCCGGTGCCATCGCCGCGCTCCTGGACGGCGTGACGGACATGACCGTTCCTGTACCGGGGTTGGAGTGGACCGTCGGCGAGACGGCCGCCCACCTGGCACTGGCCAACGGCCTGATGGCCGATCTCGCGTCCGGCAAGGAACGCTTCTATGGTGACGGCACGCCGCAGAGTCTCGCGGCGGCCAATGCACAGAGTCTCATCGAGTTCCCCGAGCGCAGGGCAGAACCGCTGGCCGCGATGATCGTGGAGCAGGCCGACGTGTTCCTCGACGCGGTGGACCGCGCCGGGACGGACGGGACCGCGGGCCGGACGCACCTGACCCCGCTCGGTCCGATGGACCAGGACATTCTCGCCTCGTACCTGCTGACCCACATGCTGGGCCACGGTTACGATCTCGCCCGCGGGCTGCGTCGGCCGCACATGATCGACGAGACGCGGGTCGGGTTGTGCCTGCCGTTCCTGAAGACGGCGATGCCGCGCGTCGCCGCCGCCTCCGCGCTGACCGCCCGGTACACCTTGCGCGTCGGGGGCGGCGCGACATTCGGCGTCACGTTCGCCGACGGCACGGTCCAGGTGCTTCCTGACCCGCCGGAGCGTTCGGAGTGCACCATCCTCACCGAACCGGTCGCCTTCCTCCTCATCGCGCTGGGACGTCTGGGCCCGTGGCAGGCCATGGCCCGCGGAGCTGTGCTCGCCTGGGGCCGCAAACCCTGGCTCGCCCCCCGCTTCCCCACTCTGTTCGACGCACCCTGA